AATGGCAACAACCACTTACCGATAGACTAATTGATTATCTCTCCGGACTTAGGGCCAACAATACTCCTTGTGGAATCTTGCTTTTTGTGGACTTGTCCTACTTCCGCGCTTTTATCCGCATGAGCTTCGGTTCAGTCTTACATGTTATGTTGCCAGCGTAAACTATGATATGTGTTattaatcaattgaataatgcttgaaacccccaaaaagtgattcCAAAATATCTAtatttaatgtagagtgttggatgtaaagtggaacctacatgtttttttttaatcaatgactattttaatgtcacataagtTTTGGGTTCTTTTGGGTCACAAAATGAGGATGTAGTATTGTCCGAAGTATATCAAACAATAACAATATTACTATCATAAACCATGGGCAATCCATGGGTCTGCTCACTTCCGAGGAGAGGTTGAGAGCCTCATTTATCCCATAGTAACTTCAGTCTAATCTTACATGTCGTCAACGTGGTGCGGACTGTTCCTGAAACCAGATGTTTACGCCCACTCAATTTTTCGAAGGGCATGCTGGATAAGGTGGTTTCTCGATCACCAAGAAAAAATCATACATATAATATTTGTTCACATTTATTCCGGTTGAAACCATGAATTGATTTGATTTAATTATGTATTACCTTTGCACTAGTTTCGCAGATGAATCTGTGCGTGAGCTTTAAAGTAACCGAATTATATGTAACATTGGCACATTAAACAGGTAGGGATGGCAGGTGCATTGGAAACTCTATGTGGGCAAGCTTCTGGAGCTCAGCAGTTTCACAAACTTGGAACTCAGACATACACTGCTTTATTCTGTCTGATTTTAGTTTGTCTTCCAATATCCCTGATATGGATAAACATGGGAAAGATACTTTTATTAATCGGACAAGACCCCGATATTTCGCTCGAAGCTGGTAGATTTACAACCTGGCTAGTTCCTGAACTCTTTGCTTATGCAATTAATCAACCTCTGATTCGGTTCTTTCAGATGTAGAGTTTGATTTTTCCCATTCTTATGAGCTCCATCATAACTTCGTGTCTTCACATACCACTCTGTTGGGTTTTAGTCTTGAAGTCAAGATTTGAGGATCAAGGAGCAACATTTGCCACCAGTATTTCTCTGTGGTTGAATGTGATTATTCTTGGTTTATACATGAAGTTCTCTTCTGCCTGTGAAGAAACCCGCGCTCCAATTTCTATGGAGTTGTTCCGAGAGATTGGAGGGTTTTTCCGCTTGGCCATTCCTTCTGCAGTGATGACAtggtaatttattaatttattttcctgTGAAAGAAGTAAGCTTTATAatattttgaagcctttttttttaaatttttttcaatgttCATCATTGTTTGCAGCCTTGACTGGTGGTCATTTGAGTTGGTCATTTTACTGTCCGGGTGTTTACCTAATCCGCAGCTGGAAACTTCAGTCCTCTTTGTATGGTATGTTTGTCTAGCAGTGCATTGAATTTGATTATACTATGACAGTCTCCAAAACTCTGAACCACGGAGCAATAGCTCGATCTGTTGGTTATATCTCTGAGCTTAGGGTGGCTGCATGTTATTAAAGTCGGAAGGTCGAACCAATTACGAGTATTTTTCATGGGATTTTCTGGTCTCATGGGCTTTCGGCCCACTTCTGGGGAGGGGTTAGGAGCCTCATTCTCACTCGCATGAGTTTCAACCCAGTCTTATTTATCACCAGTGTGGTACATATATACTATTATGATGACCCGAAAGTTCAAGGCAAATTCTCATAGTTTACACCTACTCAATTGTCTAAAGGACATGTTGGTTGGGTAGATCCTGGTTATCAAAAAAGTCTCCAAAACTCTGAGAATTTGCcttgaacaaagaaaatataGTTGCACTAATCTATTTTGCTGAATTTTCTTTACAGTCTCCAAACAATATGATACCATATGGACTTGGTGCAGCAGCAAGGTTTTTCCCAACATCAATAcctatccatatatatatatatgcatagatATGACTTTTGTCCTTTTTGTGTGTAGCACAAGACTCTCAAATGAATTAGGAGCAGGGCACTCAGAAGCTGCATGAATAGTCGTCTACGCTTTGATGTTTGTTTCAGTAATAGAAACAACTATATTAAGTTCAATAATCTTCGCTAACCGGCGCGTTTTTGGTTACGCGTTCATCAATGAGAAGGAAGTTGTGAATTATGTCACTGCTACGTCTCCTTTGGTGTGTATTTCTGTTATACTAGACACCTTACAAGGAGTACTTTCAGGTTAGAGTGAACCCTAATCTTGTTTTTCAACAAGTAAAACTTCCTTTTGCCATAGAAGATTATATAGAGCTTTGTTCGATCTGGTTTTTGATCGGGTGTTGCTAGAGGATGCGGATGGCAGCATATAGGAGCTTATATCAACCTCGCAGCTTTCTATCTTTGCGGGATACCTTGCGCTGCGATGTTGGGTTTCTGGGGAAAGTTTAGAGGGAAGGGCCTTTGGATTGGAATACAAGCCGGTGCTTTTACATAAACGGTCCTTCTCTTTATTGTAACAGGTTGCACAAACTGGGAAAAGCAGGTCTGTGAATTGTATCTTAACTAGCTGCACATTATAGTTTATTTCCTTGTATGGGCATGGAGGCTACTTAGTGGAGTTAGCTTAACTCTCCTTTGTAGGCTTCGACCTCGTTCTCCCCGTATGGGTTTCGACTTGGTCTTACCTGTCACCAATGTGGAGCGGGCTGGATTGACCTCCCGAGCTCATTTATTCCAATGCGTTTGGGATGTAACTTTCTTTTGGTGATGTTTTTGGCATGCTTCAATATTTTCAGGTAATCAAGGCAAGGGATAGGGTCATTGAAGGAAGACATTTAGCTGACAATGGTTTGGCGTAGATTGAAAATGATTGTGAGTTGGCATTTTCTTCTGTAATcgagaatatatatacatatatatatttctcaaaaaaaaaagaatatatataaaattaagcaGGTAAATAAACATCATGTAGGCAACTACAATTACTACACGCAACCCTTAAAAATCAGTCTCCAAGCATGTGTGCCCTTTGTAATTCTGTTATCGTATCTCATTCTCGCCTGTCTCCAAGGGATTGAATCCATTTATGGGCCCTTACTAAAGCCCAACACTATCAAGGCGTTTTAACTTTCAATATCCTGTTTGAGTGTTTGGTTTGGCCATGGGCCTGTCAATATGCTGCGTAGGCTGTGGGCTTGTATGATGTCACTGGCCCAGGTAGTAGGCCTCTTGGGCTCTCTGGTCATCCAAGACTGTGGGTTTGTCAAGTGTCATTATGCTGCCAAGACTGTGAGTCTGTTATAATGTTAGGTCGTGGGCCTGTACTTCCGGGTTTACCCTGGCTTTGGGCTTGCAGACTCTTTCTCTAGTCTTCTTAGGCCGTAGACCTGTCAGACTCTTTTGTCTTTTTAGGCCATGGACCTGTTAAAATGTCATCTGGATCGTGGATCTGTATGGCGACAGTTGCCCAGACCGTGGACCTGTTGGGCTCTTTGATCTTTTGCGGACTAGTTATTCTGGAGATGGCCTATGTTCCTATTTTGGCCCCTACTGGCAGTCTGGCACAAAGACTGTAAAAGAACTATATTCGCTTGAGGAAGTCTTGGAGAAATGAGAGCTTTCGATAGTACCGAAGCAGCTCTAACTTCGAGTGAGAAATGGGCTCCCAATAGGTTAACCCATGAGATTGCGAAATGGGTCGGTTACTGATCATGGTCCGAAAACATTCCCAGAAAGGTTTTACGTCAACCTCTTCTTTTGAAATACTGTGATGGATGCCCACCCATAAATTTGTGGCAACCAAGGCTGCCCAAGGTTGAAAAGTTGTCAGGAATATGCATGTCCCTTGAAAAAAACAAAGCTGGTAATTTTTCAGGAAAGGAACACAACATTCTCACTTTCTCAGCTTGCCTGCATATTACCTTCaatttttcttattataatttttttaacatcTGTCATTTTAgattcaaattttgaatttttcacaATATCTATAAACCCATCAGTATTCAGTAGCATTGTAACAAGATCTTGAACAGTCACcatatttctttcctttttccctCTCTTCCTAAATAAATCTCACAATCACTATATTTTTCATCCCCTCAACACAATGAGAGACTCAGAAAACATTGAAAAGGGTTTGTTggttagagaaggagaggaggaGGACAGGGGATTATTAACATGGGTTGTGCTAATGGAGGAAGTGAAGAGAGTTGGGTACATAGGAGGACCAATGGTGGCTGTGAATTTCTCACAGTACTTCTTGCAAGTTATATCAATCATGATGGTCGGTCATCTTGGCGAGCTCGCTCTTTCTAGCACCGCCATTACCTTCTCCATCTGCGGCGTCACCGGATACAGTCTCGTTGTGAGTTCCATTAATTGGTTTTTAGTCTTCCATGTGTTTGATTATTTGCTCAAGTTAACATCTTTAGCAGTTTTAATTTGCTGGTCATTCGGTTTGTAGTTTGCGTGTAAACCACATCCACGTGTTTGAGTAGTCTATTATTGGCATATAGTTTAAGACAAATATTCTGACAAGTgttcacataaatttttctgGAGGTCTGTTTGGAATCTTAGATGTGTCATCGATTTGAATAACAATTGCATAAACTTTCATGTGTCAATTGTCTGATTGCAACATGACATTGTTGGTTCAAATGATCGAAACCACCCATACGCAGATGATTCTTAGGCTCAAAAAAACGCATTGGTAGTGCGAGAGAGACTGGATATGTGCTTATATGTCACTCGGTTAAATTATGTCAGTTTGATGTGGGATAAAGTTGTAACACTCTCCCACACTTGTGCAATGAGTTATGTTAGGCAAACTCAATGAGTGGATAGGTAGAGTTTATGTCCAAATGGATCAAGTttttgctctgataccatgttagcAAATCTAGCCCAAATACTACAAACCAATATTGTCCTCTTTGAGGCCAAACGCCAGCATGACTTTGTTCTTCTTGGGCTGTCGACACTGATTCTTAGCCCCAGAAAACTCGTTTGTGTAAGAGCAACTGGAGTTTTACTTATATGTCATTCgttgggttatgtcaattcAATGTGGGATAGTAATAATAACGAAGAAGATACAAATGATTTGGGATTGTAATTGCTGAAGAAATGAACACATTGATGGAAACAATTATCGAGTCCATGTGCATGTCCGTGCAATTAACTTTCTAATATAGTGAAGTGGATCTGCATGTGTAGTTGTGTTCAATTGTTGTTAACTAATTGGCTTTGGAATTTTAACCTGCATAATATGCCACACAGTTTGGAATGTCATCTGCACTAGAGACCATATGTGGGCAAGCTTATGGAGCTCAACAATATCAAACACTAGGGACTCAAATATACACTGCAATTCTTTGTCTTAGTCTTGTTTGTATCCCAATATCAATGATGTGGATCTACATGGGAAAATTACTTGCTTTGATGGGCCAAGACCCTCTGGTCTCGCAAGAGGCTGGTAGATATGCAATTTGTCTAATTCCTTCGCTCTTTGGCTATGCGACACTTCAGTCAGTTGTTAGATACTTTCAGGTGCAGAGTTTGACTGGTCCTTTGTTTGTAAGCTCTTTGGctactttttgtttccatgTTGGTTTCTGTTGGGTTTTGGTATTCAAATCCGAGCTAGGCAACGTTGGAGCAGCAGTAGCACTCAGTGGTTCGTATTGGTTGAATGTAATGTTGCTCGGATTGTATATGATGTTCTCCCCTAATTGTGATAAAACACGAGTCCCTATTAGTATGGAGCTATTCCATGGAGTTAGAAAGTTCTTCCGATTCGCGATCCCTTCTGCTGTTATGATTTGGTAAGTCCTATTTGAACTTTATGTTGTGAAATGATTTTGATATACATTAATAATGCAGAAATCGAGTAGTTTCCTAATGTGAATTTTCCTATTGATATGTCTGCACATATAGCCTTGAATGGTGGTCATTTGAGTTGATCATCCTGTTGTCTGGATTTCTACCAAATTCAAAGCTTGAAACTTCAGTTCTCTCTGTCTGGTATGTTCTCTCAAAATTCCAAAGATAATCTGAcatttgaaattaaaattttcaccattaatttttttgtcaaCAGCCTGCAGTGCCTTTCAACACTCCATATGATCGCAGATGGACTAGGTGGTGCAGTAAGGTTTGTTCCaaaatgtgtatgtatgtatactcaTAAAAATATAGTATTACTGTCGATGATTTGATGCAGCAAATGAATGTGATTCTTGTTTTTAGTACAAGAGTCTCGAACGAACTGGGAGCAGGGAATCCAAGGAAAGCTCGTATGGCTGTCATTGCAGTGATGTTTCTTACAGTGGCACAGTCTATGATATTAAGCTCAATTCTGTTCGCCAGCAAGCATGCTTTCGGTTATGCTTTTAGCAACGAAAAGGAAGTTGTGGACTATGTCTCAGCCATGGCTCCTCTGTTATGTATTTCCGTTATATTGGATAGTCTACAAGGTGTTCTTTCAGGTTAGCTATTTTCTATTGACCTGTGTAATACCAGTGCTCTTAAAACATTTCGGTTAATGTTTCTTAACGTCGATCAGGCGTTGCACGGGGATGTGGGTGGCAGGATTTGGGGGCCTATGTCAACCTTGCGGCATTCTATCTTTGTGGAATTCCAGTTGCAGCCGTGCTGGGTTTCCGGTCACAACTGAGAGGGAAAGGCTTTTGGATTGGAGTCCAAATTGGGGCACTTTTGCAAACACTTCTGCTGTTTATCATTACCAGTTGCACCAATTGGGAAAAACAGGTCCACCTTCACCTTGAAATGAAATAGTGTTGCCCTTGATTGATCACTGCCAGCATTTTTATctcatttcttcttttctgGTTTCTATTTATCTGGGATGTGTTGATGTTGCAGGCAAGAAAGGCGAGGATGATGATGTTTGACGGAAAATCATCGGTACACGATGAATTGATGTGAGAAGGCAATTCTTGTAGACTAGTTTTCATTGTTAATGCAGGAACAAGAAATGTTTAGCATGCAATATTTTCCAGATATTGCACAGCACCATGAATGAATCTCAATAAAGTTACTTACTAAAACTGTTAGATGTCACACTTGAGTCTTCAATTCCTAAAATTCATGTCTAATCATGCCACACAAACATTTCAACAAACACCTAGTGTGTGAGGAGCAAGATTGAAATGTAAACAACAATCTACATAGACTCCCTGACCATGAAAATGTAAACAATTATTTTGATGACTTTGATAAATTATGTTCGATTTGAAGGCTCCaagttcatcatcttcatccgaGCCTTTTATCAACGAGAATCCACTACGTATATTCATTTACGCCATTGATTTCTACCTATATCATAATTTCaacattttttattgaattCATCTCATTTCTTACTATTTCAAGTTATGCCTTTTTATGACTTATTCTTCACATTCTATTATctcttatacaaattctctcgattcCCCTCACAACTACACTATTATCTCTACGTTATACATACACATACCAATACCATCTTAAACGCTTTTCTTgaaacttatcttcaattggtggTACTACTACCTTAGACTAATGATCTCATTTATTATCATATCTTCTCTCTGGATCGCCTCAGCGCCATTCCTAGCTACCCCGAATTACATCTCTACACACACCCATCCCCTGTTAAATCCAAGTCGTCTTCTTAGTGCTTTAGACGGCAATCACCTGCCATGATCAATCAACACCAACTTATTTTCACAACTTTCAGACATCTCTCTGCATATAgtgaggaaaaaaagagaggcccGCCTACAATTATAGTACAAATAAACTTTACTATCCACAATATACACTCACTCTCCTCTTTCTCAGGTGGTCTGCGACTCATTGCTCAGTGATTTCCTCAAGTGTCGGTCGTACCCCCGAAGCATTGATGTAGTGGGATAACGAATCATCTCCCTGTAAGCTTGACCACCCATGCGCCACCCAGGTACAGACCTAGAAGGGGTCCTGCGAGAAGCATCTGAGTGAGAGGATCAGTTGATGGTGTAAGTACAGCAGCCGCTACAACTGCACCAACAACCACATATCTCCATATTGATAGCATTTGGTCACTGGACACCAAACCAACTTGTCCCAATAGAAGCTGAATAACTGGAACCTGAAGAAAAGACAGAATGAACGGCATCTTTATCACTATTCCTATTGCAATGCGGAAATGAATATAATCCTTTATACATGCATCCATTAGGTCATAATAATTTCAATTTCGATGGCACTCGGCTGTAGAATTTTGTCATAAGATATCTTCTACAACAAAAAGTGATAGTAAAACATAAATTAAGATAAGATGAAAAAAAGAGGGACGTCTCTTTAATCAGTAAACTCATAAAGCCATGAACAAAATTAGTAACCCTGGTTTCCCCCTCAGTCCTTCCCTATAGAAAATCTCCAACATCCATTGGAGTTGCAAAATCCACTACATTGGTAGTAAGAGAAGTTCTAGACTTTTTACTGTACAAGAGCACAAGATGAATTTTACCAAAGAAAGAAGGAACTAAAACAGCGTCACAATTTCGaagcacacaaaattttcacTCAGTAAGAATCAATGCCACTGCAGTGGAAATAAATCTACTTTatggaaatttaaaatttgtttcaAGAACAAGCTCTTACCTGGAAAGACAAGCCTGTACTGAACATGAGAACAAGTACAAACTCAAAGTATTGATCAATCGACCAGAGGGATTCTACAACCCCTTCTGCATAGCTAATGAAGAAATTCAAGGCTGCTGGAGTCAGGACCAAGTAGGAGAATGCAATACCCGCATAAAATAGTACAGATGAGCCTAAAACAATTGGGCCCAAGAATCTCCTTTCTGCTCTTGTTAAACCCGGAAGTACAAAGGCTATAATCTCATAGAGAATTAAGGGGCTTCCTAAAAGGAGACCACTGTATCCTGATACCTGCAGGATATTAATATCGTATTGTTATAAGAATTTACTACATATTTTCATTATACTCGAATAGATTTTCATGGGAGTTTGAATGCTAAAGTTCGTGATTATCTTGCTCAATGCTGAAATCTAATCTGAGGAGTGCCATAAGAAAGAATTGCAAGCTGGATGAAAAAGTATCATGCATTTGGGGGTCTCAAGACTCAAGAGCTGATAAAGGATCTGTCATAGAGAACTTCCACAGGTTGAATGAGAAAAATGCATCTTATTACTAATAAAAACGCAAAGCTACTGCATGTAATTTCAGTATATGGCACTCCTTTTCCTTTACAATGATCAAACAAGGCACAGAGCACAGCACAGTGAAAACAACTGACACAGGATTTCAGATGGATGATAACAGATTTTGCCGAGGTATGCAGTGTGGTTTGAACTTTGTACCGTGATGCATTTGACTCAGAAATTTCTGCTAACAACTACAATTATTTCAACTGACAAAAATGATATGTATGGTTATAAAGAAAAGAACAACAGCATTTACTCAAACCTTTAAAGTTGTAAAAAAGAACTCTCCAGGAGCTAATTGTAGAAACCGCACACCCTGTGCTTTAACAGGAGCTTCAAGAAAAATGATAAGTTCTTTGGAAAATGCAAAGCAACCCAATATAGCACCTCCAACAGCAAGAACAGAAACAAATATTCTCTGACGCAGCTCTTCAAGATGATCAAATATGGTCATCTCTTTATCATCTGGCAGTTCCTCTTTGCTAGGGTAAAGAAGATTATAAAGTGAGctttcttcattattttgtCCAAAATTTTCTGATATTCCCTCCTCTTGGCCAGCAGACACACCTATACCATCCATTGAGAAAGCAATGTCATTGTCCTACCCATATATCTAGCTATACATCTCCAGATCACTATAAACCAAAActtcataagaaaaaaataaacaagtcAGGTAATTTGATAGTTGATATACACGGGCCCTAGAGAAGAAAATAGGCACCAAAATTAATACTTTGCAAATCTGGAATTCTATCAAACATGAGAGCAGCAAAATTTACGATTAATGAGGTACGCCCTAGGATTTTGTAATTTAGTTGGAGTAAGCACCAGTTCATAGCCAACGTCTATGCACATGGCTTCCCACAGCAAGCTAAAAAAGTTACTCCAAGTTTCTTTACCCATAAGTGACTAGCATGAAACAAATCCCACAAAAGAAATTCTTCTCTTCCATATGTAATCTCATTCCAGATGAACTTCAATTCAGTTCCAAATACCGTTCTTGCATACCACTTTCTAATAGTGGTATGTAAGAACAAAACAATGAAGTGGAGTTCGGAGTAAAGCTAAACCTTCTT
This genomic stretch from Tripterygium wilfordii isolate XIE 37 chromosome 22, ASM1340144v1, whole genome shotgun sequence harbors:
- the LOC119990611 gene encoding protein DETOXIFICATION 14-like, whose protein sequence is MRDSENIEKGLLVREGEEEDRGLLTWVVLMEEVKRVGYIGGPMVAVNFSQYFLQVISIMMVGHLGELALSSTAITFSICGVTGYSLVFGMSSALETICGQAYGAQQYQTLGTQIYTAILCLSLVCIPISMMWIYMGKLLALMGQDPLVSQEAGRYAICLIPSLFGYATLQSVVRYFQVQSLTGPLFVSSLATFCFHVGFCWVLVFKSELGNVGAAVALSGSYWLNVMLLGLYMMFSPNCDKTRVPISMELFHGVRKFFRFAIPSAVMICLEWWSFELIILLSGFLPNSKLETSVLSVCLQCLSTLHMIADGLGGAVSTRVSNELGAGNPRKARMAVIAVMFLTVAQSMILSSILFASKHAFGYAFSNEKEVVDYVSAMAPLLCISVILDSLQGVLSGVARGCGWQDLGAYVNLAAFYLCGIPVAAVLGFRSQLRGKGFWIGVQIGALLQTLLLFIITSCTNWEKQARKARMMMFDGKSSVHDELM
- the LOC119990612 gene encoding sec-independent protein translocase protein TATC, chloroplastic-like, with protein sequence MGSTSAALIPRLQFHDWCFTKSDRNWLPYSSNVKKSIRGRLRLGALRGNRKLSSFVCFAVEDDVRDEQREFRSGAGVGSALEDRNGVSAGQEEGISENFGQNNEESSLYNLLYPSKEELPDDKEMTIFDHLEELRQRIFVSVLAVGGAILGCFAFSKELIIFLEAPVKAQGVRFLQLAPGEFFFTTLKVSGYSGLLLGSPLILYEIIAFVLPGLTRAERRFLGPIVLGSSVLFYAGIAFSYLVLTPAALNFFISYAEGVVESLWSIDQYFEFVLVLMFSTGLSFQVPVIQLLLGQVGLVSSDQMLSIWRYVVVGAVVAAAVLTPSTDPLTQMLLAGPLLGLYLGGAWVVKLTGR